In Methanonatronarchaeum sp. AMET-Sl, one genomic interval encodes:
- the serB gene encoding phosphoserine phosphatase SerB translates to MKVIIIKGLVVFDLDSTLIDAEIVDELGEICGRKGEIEDITRKAMEGELNYEESLRQRVKHLEGIRRKDVKETADKVPLMDGAKKTIQELQEMGYKTAIITGSFKTAAQHIGNKLGIDIVVANELVYEDGCATGQVEGPVTKSNSKGKVLKKLLSELKITNSSSIVVGDGANDLSMFKVAGYSIAFNSSPILTKKADVALNEKDLRNVLLKIRDNVC, encoded by the coding sequence GTGAAGGTGATTATAATCAAAGGACTGGTTGTCTTCGATTTAGATAGCACTTTAATAGATGCTGAGATAGTAGATGAACTTGGAGAGATATGTGGTAGAAAGGGAGAAATCGAAGACATAACCAGGAAGGCAATGGAAGGCGAGCTTAATTACGAAGAATCACTTAGACAAAGAGTTAAACATCTAGAAGGTATTCGCCGAAAAGACGTCAAAGAAACCGCCGATAAAGTTCCTTTAATGGATGGGGCTAAAAAAACAATACAAGAACTTCAAGAAATGGGCTACAAAACCGCAATAATCACTGGAAGCTTTAAAACCGCCGCCCAACACATTGGAAACAAACTAGGTATAGACATAGTAGTAGCCAATGAACTTGTCTATGAAGATGGATGTGCAACGGGCCAGGTTGAAGGGCCAGTAACAAAAAGCAATAGCAAAGGTAAAGTCTTAAAGAAGCTTTTAAGTGAACTTAAGATAACTAATAGTAGTAGCATCGTAGTTGGTGATGGTGCTAACGATCTTTCTATGTTTAAGGTTGCGGGCTATTCAATTGCATTTAACAGCAGCCCCATATTAACAAAAAAGGCTGATGTAGCCTTAAATGAAAAAGATCTAAGAAACGTTCTTTTAAAAATCAGGGATAATGTATGCTAG